In Pseudovibrio brasiliensis, the following are encoded in one genomic region:
- a CDS encoding branched-chain amino acid aminotransferase has translation MAGIPFDQLEGSIWLDGKIIPWSEAQVHVLTHGLHYGSSVFEGQRAYGGEIFKLEEHTKRLHASAEVLGFTIPWTEEQINDACKQMLAQNNLTDAYLRPVAWRGSEMMGISAQANTIHLAIAAWEWPSYFSPEERLKGIRLDMAEYRRPDPKTAPFKSKAAGLYMICTISKHAAEAKGYSDALMLDWQGRVAEATGANVFFIKDGAIHTPIADCFLDGITRRTVIDLARARGIEVTERRIMPEEMEGFEQCFLTGSAAEVTPVSEIGPYSFVPGDISKLMIEDYMAAVQPAKEELLVAS, from the coding sequence ATGGCGGGTATACCCTTTGATCAGCTAGAAGGCTCAATCTGGTTGGATGGAAAAATCATTCCTTGGTCAGAGGCCCAAGTGCATGTGCTTACACATGGCTTGCACTACGGAAGCAGTGTGTTCGAAGGTCAGCGTGCGTATGGCGGCGAGATCTTCAAGCTGGAAGAGCACACCAAACGTCTTCATGCATCTGCTGAAGTTCTGGGTTTCACCATTCCGTGGACCGAAGAGCAAATCAACGATGCCTGCAAGCAGATGCTGGCCCAGAACAATCTGACTGACGCTTATCTGCGCCCAGTTGCATGGCGCGGTAGTGAGATGATGGGTATTTCAGCGCAGGCAAACACCATCCATCTGGCGATTGCTGCCTGGGAATGGCCAAGCTACTTCTCTCCTGAAGAGCGTCTAAAAGGTATTCGTCTGGACATGGCAGAGTATCGTCGCCCTGATCCTAAGACTGCGCCGTTCAAATCCAAGGCTGCTGGCCTTTACATGATCTGCACTATTTCCAAGCATGCCGCTGAAGCAAAGGGTTACTCCGATGCTCTGATGCTGGACTGGCAGGGCCGTGTTGCTGAAGCAACTGGTGCGAACGTCTTCTTCATTAAAGATGGTGCGATCCACACGCCAATCGCGGATTGCTTCCTGGATGGCATCACACGCCGCACAGTGATTGATCTAGCGCGTGCTCGTGGTATCGAAGTGACCGAGCGCCGCATCATGCCTGAGGAAATGGAAGGCTTTGAACAGTGCTTCCTGACTGGTTCTGCTGCTGAGGTTACACCAGTTTCTGAAATCGGCCCTTACAGCTTCGTTCCAGGCGACATCTCCAAGCTGATGATTGAGGATTACATGGCTGCCGTTCAGCCAGCTAAAGAAGAGTTGCTTGTAGCGAGCTAA
- a CDS encoding accessory factor UbiK family protein, protein MSQSPNRMFDEFAKLMTDAAGVAQGAKREVETAFRAQIERFMSDMDLVSRDEFDTVKDMAIKALDDVEKLEERLAALEKRLGEQDEKAAPEDKA, encoded by the coding sequence ATGAGCCAGTCTCCTAATCGCATGTTCGACGAGTTTGCTAAGCTGATGACCGATGCAGCTGGTGTTGCACAAGGTGCCAAGCGGGAAGTCGAAACCGCATTCCGAGCGCAAATTGAGCGTTTCATGTCGGATATGGATCTGGTGTCCCGCGATGAGTTTGACACAGTCAAAGACATGGCGATCAAGGCACTGGATGACGTAGAAAAGCTGGAAGAGCGTCTTGCTGCTCTGGAAAAGCGCCTTGGGGAGCAGGACGAAAAAGCTGCCCCTGAAGACAAGGCATAA
- a CDS encoding molybdenum cofactor biosynthesis protein MoaE: MANSTTEYTVRVQAEDFDVLAETEILTKGRKDVGAIVTFTGLCRDEGGTLEALELEHYPGMAEAQISKFAQQAVDRWPITGLTIIHRFGKIPPGENIVLVIATSPHRRAAFEAADFLMDFLKTQAPFWKKEHLKDASEGTWVEAKAADDADAARWIEEKAK, encoded by the coding sequence ATGGCAAACAGCACCACAGAGTATACAGTCCGCGTTCAGGCTGAGGATTTCGATGTTCTGGCAGAGACCGAAATCCTCACCAAAGGCCGCAAAGATGTTGGCGCAATCGTAACATTTACAGGCCTTTGCCGTGATGAAGGCGGCACACTCGAAGCCCTCGAGCTGGAGCACTACCCGGGGATGGCTGAGGCTCAGATCTCCAAATTTGCACAGCAAGCCGTGGACCGCTGGCCAATCACCGGCCTCACCATCATTCACCGTTTTGGCAAAATCCCACCGGGTGAGAACATCGTGTTGGTCATTGCAACCAGCCCACACCGCCGTGCAGCATTTGAAGCCGCGGACTTCCTGATGGACTTCCTGAAAACGCAGGCTCCCTTCTGGAAGAAGGAACATCTTAAAGATGCTTCTGAAGGCACCTGGGTTGAAGCCAAAGCAGCAGATGATGCAGATGCTGCCCGCTGGATTGAAGAAAAAGCCAAATAA
- a CDS encoding tRNA-binding protein: MDQKETTKTIGIDDFLNVDVRVGTVIEAVDFPEARKPAYKLKIDFGDDIGVKKTSAQITAHYTPETLIGRQVVAVVNFPPRQIGPFMSEVLTLGLADENGDIVLLHPDSKVPNGGRMH; encoded by the coding sequence ATGGACCAAAAAGAAACTACTAAAACCATCGGCATTGATGATTTTTTGAATGTGGATGTGCGTGTTGGCACCGTTATTGAAGCAGTTGATTTTCCTGAGGCGCGTAAGCCTGCTTACAAGCTGAAGATTGATTTTGGTGATGACATTGGCGTCAAAAAGACGTCTGCGCAGATCACCGCGCATTACACACCTGAGACGCTGATAGGGCGTCAGGTGGTTGCTGTTGTGAACTTCCCGCCACGCCAGATCGGGCCTTTCATGTCTGAGGTTCTGACCCTTGGGCTGGCCGATGAAAACGGCGATATCGTTCTGCTGCATCCTGACAGCAAGGTGCCAAATGGCGGGCGGATGCACTGA
- a CDS encoding MarR family winged helix-turn-helix transcriptional regulator: MNKKDSDSPRFDLIELFFFAYRDFTGDPDVLLDELGFGRAHHRVLHFVHRNPGIRVSDLLDILKITKQSLGRVLKQLVDDNFICQEPGALDRRQRLLYTTEKGTEFCAQLSKLQSQRINKAISLMPDGSDEIVRQFLYLMIDENDRSEVARLIGKQTD; this comes from the coding sequence ATGAACAAAAAAGACAGCGATTCACCACGGTTTGACCTTATTGAACTGTTTTTCTTCGCTTATCGCGACTTTACGGGTGATCCGGATGTGCTTCTTGATGAGCTGGGTTTTGGCCGCGCCCATCACCGTGTTCTCCATTTTGTACACAGAAACCCGGGAATCAGAGTCTCCGACTTGCTCGATATTTTGAAAATCACAAAGCAAAGTCTTGGACGCGTCTTAAAACAGTTGGTGGATGACAACTTCATTTGTCAGGAACCCGGAGCATTGGATCGCCGCCAGCGCCTGCTTTATACCACTGAAAAAGGTACGGAATTTTGTGCCCAGCTGTCCAAACTTCAGTCGCAGCGTATTAATAAGGCGATCTCCTTGATGCCCGATGGCAGTGATGAGATTGTCCGACAGTTTTTATATCTTATGATCGATGAGAACGATCGCAGCGAAGTTGCCCGTCTCATTGGCAAACAAACAGATTGA
- the moaD gene encoding molybdopterin converting factor subunit 1 produces MKIRYFAWLRERTGTSEETIELPENVKTTGELMSWLAARDEGYAFAFEQPETIRIAVDQEHVEEDHVLTGTEEVAFFPPMTGG; encoded by the coding sequence ATGAAAATTCGTTACTTCGCTTGGCTGCGTGAACGTACTGGAACCTCCGAGGAAACCATTGAGCTTCCGGAAAACGTCAAAACAACTGGTGAGTTGATGAGTTGGCTTGCAGCTCGCGATGAAGGCTATGCTTTCGCGTTTGAGCAGCCAGAAACCATTCGTATTGCCGTTGACCAGGAACACGTAGAGGAAGACCACGTTCTGACTGGAACGGAAGAAGTCGCATTCTTCCCGCCAATGACAGGCGGTTGA
- a CDS encoding response regulator — MARPALLEDDAPHILLIDDDSRIRDLLNRFLGENGFRVTVAKDAEEARRRLSGLEFDLLILDVMMPGESGIELAKDLRRSKAVPILMLTARSEIEDRIEGLEAGVDDYVSKPFEPRELLLRISAILRRGGPKPKMKLEVLSFGPFQYNAERGELKRNDEHVRLTDREKQILNTFAEKPGQTVARTDLVGADASLGERTIDVQVNRLRRKIEEDPGNPLYLQTVRGIGYRLITN, encoded by the coding sequence GTGGCCCGCCCTGCTCTTCTGGAAGATGATGCACCTCACATTCTCCTGATTGATGACGACAGTCGTATCCGTGACCTCCTCAACAGGTTCCTCGGAGAAAACGGTTTCCGCGTCACCGTCGCCAAAGACGCAGAAGAAGCACGCCGCAGATTATCCGGTCTGGAATTCGATCTCCTCATTCTCGATGTCATGATGCCGGGCGAAAGCGGTATTGAACTCGCCAAAGACCTGCGCCGCTCCAAAGCTGTCCCAATCCTCATGCTCACTGCCCGCTCCGAGATTGAAGACCGCATCGAAGGTCTGGAAGCTGGTGTCGACGATTACGTCTCCAAACCTTTCGAACCACGCGAACTCCTCCTACGAATTTCCGCTATCCTCCGCCGGGGTGGCCCAAAACCAAAGATGAAGCTGGAAGTCCTGTCTTTCGGTCCATTCCAGTACAACGCCGAACGCGGTGAGCTGAAACGTAATGACGAACACGTCCGCCTGACTGACCGCGAAAAACAGATTCTCAACACCTTTGCAGAAAAGCCAGGACAAACTGTAGCACGAACTGATCTGGTGGGAGCAGATGCATCCCTCGGTGAGCGCACAATCGATGTTCAGGTAAACCGGCTGAGAAGAAAGATTGAGGAAGATCCCGGCAATCCCTTGTACCTGCAAACTGTGCGTGGGATAGGTTATCGGCTTATTACCAACTAG
- a CDS encoding multidrug effflux MFS transporter, with protein sequence MSAVSDLRHERVPHPGLSLWEIVSLVAALMALNAVATSMMLPALPAMSEALSVADNDRQLVITAYMIGLACASLFFGPLSDTIGRRTTLLIGLSLYIIGGVYSTFAMSYEHMLAARALQGVGAAAPRVASISMIRDWYNGRQMGKVMSLVMVAFQIAPVVAPFLGQVVLWFAPWQGVFAALTMFGVLLLVWCLMRLPESLDPVNQRPLEARSILSAYRLALTTRVTVGYMMAMTFIFACLFAFINSAQQVFMERFALADLFPIVFAAISIAMALSSYLNSQMVEKYGLRKMSHMALLGFTATSLLTAAVAYSGTLTIVSFIAIQSLAMFFFGFIGPNFNTMAMEPLGRVAGAGSAMIGFVTTLIGALLGAGIGKLYDGTELPLVYGVALFSILGLICVLITENGKLFRPQHEQPQLATK encoded by the coding sequence ATGTCTGCAGTTTCTGATCTGCGGCATGAGCGAGTACCTCATCCTGGGCTTTCCTTATGGGAAATTGTCAGCCTTGTTGCAGCGCTTATGGCGCTGAACGCGGTTGCGACGTCTATGATGCTTCCGGCTCTCCCAGCCATGAGCGAAGCATTGTCTGTCGCTGACAATGATCGCCAACTGGTGATCACGGCCTACATGATTGGTCTTGCTTGTGCTTCCCTCTTTTTCGGCCCTCTCTCGGATACGATTGGTCGAAGAACTACGCTTTTGATCGGCCTTAGCCTTTACATCATAGGCGGAGTGTACTCGACGTTTGCCATGAGCTACGAGCACATGCTCGCCGCCCGTGCGCTGCAGGGTGTTGGCGCGGCGGCCCCAAGGGTTGCCTCCATCTCCATGATCAGAGACTGGTACAATGGCCGTCAGATGGGCAAAGTGATGTCTCTCGTCATGGTCGCCTTCCAGATTGCACCTGTCGTAGCCCCATTCCTGGGTCAGGTCGTGCTGTGGTTTGCACCATGGCAGGGTGTATTTGCAGCTCTGACCATGTTCGGTGTCCTCCTTCTGGTGTGGTGCCTTATGCGCCTGCCAGAGAGCCTTGATCCAGTAAATCAACGTCCGCTGGAAGCCCGATCAATCCTGAGCGCTTATCGTCTGGCCCTGACCACTCGCGTCACCGTTGGCTACATGATGGCGATGACCTTCATCTTTGCCTGCCTGTTTGCGTTCATCAACTCAGCGCAGCAAGTCTTCATGGAACGCTTTGCTCTCGCTGATTTGTTCCCGATTGTCTTCGCTGCAATCTCCATCGCTATGGCCCTCTCCTCCTATCTCAATTCTCAGATGGTGGAGAAGTATGGCTTGCGGAAAATGTCACACATGGCTCTGCTGGGCTTCACAGCAACCTCTCTGTTGACCGCAGCTGTTGCTTACAGCGGTACACTTACCATCGTGTCGTTCATCGCTATTCAGTCACTAGCGATGTTCTTCTTCGGTTTCATTGGCCCGAACTTCAACACGATGGCCATGGAACCACTGGGACGCGTTGCAGGCGCAGGATCTGCCATGATTGGCTTCGTCACTACCTTGATCGGAGCCCTGCTCGGTGCAGGCATTGGTAAGCTCTATGATGGGACCGAACTCCCACTCGTCTATGGCGTGGCCCTCTTTTCAATCCTTGGTCTGATTTGCGTTCTGATTACGGAAAACGGCAAACTCTTCAGACCACAACACGAGCAACCTCAGCTCGCAACCAAGTAA
- the proC gene encoding pyrroline-5-carboxylate reductase: MKLTNERPLVLIGAGKMGGAMLSGWMKQGMAPEHVVVVDPNPPAETIETIQAHDLVWYKNLPDDVVAGVLLLAIKPQMMEEVLPTLIGLADGQSVVLSVAAGTTIKRFKDNFGAGQPVVRVIPNTPSQVGRGVTAGYASDEVLDTQKALMSSLLESIGVFYWVEAEEQIDLATAVSGSGPAYVFHLVEAMSAAGQRLGLTAELAEALARGTVAGSGELLHQSSEDADVLRKNVTSPGGTTAAALSVLMGDDALTNLMSDAVAKAAHRATELAD, translated from the coding sequence ATGAAATTAACGAATGAACGTCCGCTTGTTCTGATTGGAGCAGGCAAAATGGGTGGGGCCATGCTGTCCGGCTGGATGAAGCAGGGTATGGCACCAGAACACGTGGTTGTTGTTGACCCAAACCCACCTGCCGAGACGATTGAAACCATTCAGGCACATGATCTGGTCTGGTATAAAAACTTGCCTGACGATGTTGTTGCCGGTGTGCTTCTGCTCGCTATCAAGCCACAAATGATGGAAGAGGTGCTGCCGACGCTTATAGGTCTGGCAGATGGGCAGAGCGTGGTGCTTTCGGTGGCTGCCGGTACGACCATCAAGCGGTTTAAAGACAACTTTGGTGCCGGGCAGCCGGTTGTTCGTGTTATTCCAAACACACCTTCGCAGGTGGGTCGTGGAGTGACGGCTGGTTATGCCTCTGATGAGGTTCTGGACACGCAGAAGGCATTGATGAGTTCTCTGTTGGAATCCATCGGCGTGTTTTACTGGGTGGAAGCTGAAGAGCAGATTGATCTGGCAACGGCTGTGAGTGGTTCTGGCCCTGCCTATGTGTTCCATCTGGTCGAAGCCATGAGCGCAGCAGGGCAGCGTTTGGGCCTGACTGCTGAACTTGCGGAGGCGCTTGCAAGAGGGACTGTGGCTGGCTCTGGTGAGCTGTTACACCAATCCTCTGAGGATGCAGATGTTTTGCGTAAGAACGTGACCTCACCGGGCGGCACAACAGCTGCAGCGCTTTCTGTATTGATGGGGGATGATGCCCTGACCAACCTGATGAGCGATGCGGTTGCGAAGGCAGCGCACCGTGCAACAGAACTTGCTGATTAA
- a CDS encoding YbjN domain-containing protein, giving the protein MSLIEFGTERPLNPVDTIENLATGNDWSFERLGDDEISISVTGTWCDYHVTFSWMEELEALHMASAFDLKVPAPRKDEIVRLLALINEQQWMGHFDIWGREGVVIFRQSLLLAGGAEANSSQIEVLFSNSLDSCERYYQSFQFVVWAGKTAQEAMETVMFETAGDA; this is encoded by the coding sequence ATGAGCCTTATTGAGTTCGGCACGGAACGCCCCCTGAATCCGGTTGATACGATCGAAAACCTTGCAACCGGTAACGACTGGTCCTTTGAACGACTTGGCGATGATGAGATTTCCATTTCGGTTACAGGGACTTGGTGCGACTATCACGTAACCTTCTCGTGGATGGAAGAGTTGGAAGCGCTGCATATGGCAAGCGCATTCGATTTGAAAGTCCCAGCCCCCCGCAAAGATGAGATTGTCCGCCTGCTTGCGCTGATCAATGAGCAGCAATGGATGGGTCACTTTGATATCTGGGGCCGCGAAGGTGTTGTTATTTTCCGTCAGTCTTTGCTTTTGGCTGGTGGTGCAGAAGCCAATTCTTCTCAGATTGAAGTCCTTTTCTCAAATTCTCTTGATTCATGTGAGCGGTACTATCAGTCGTTCCAGTTTGTCGTGTGGGCTGGCAAAACAGCTCAGGAAGCGATGGAAACTGTAATGTTTGAAACTGCCGGTGATGCATGA
- a CDS encoding ATP-binding protein produces the protein MGLSDRFKLPQWVRTLLTPYFAVTSWLHYRLPKGLYVRALLIIVIPFLILQSVLAFVFMERHYDLVTKRLSEAVVRQIAAVVDMAETYNHDDNYATLKQISASALGLSVTVLPKEPLPPPKPKPLFDLVDRYMTREIAARIGKPFWIDTVGASKYVEIRIQLPDKTLRIIARRSQTYASNSHIFIVWMVATSLVLIIIAVLFLRNQIRPIEQLADAAEEFGKGRQVSNFRPHGAREVRRAALAFIDMRRRIERHVDQRTTMLAGVSHDLRTILTRFRLQLALLPQSPEADALRKDVDEMNRMLEDYLSFSKGYGDEPPAPVDISLMLEDLEVEAEVVGADVSSSFDGDPLVIVKGRAFRRCLLNVISNAARYGKTLRIKGNRTPDWLIITVDDDGPGIPREERENVFRPFHRLDTARNQDSGGSGLGLAIARDIVRSHGGEIFLRQSPLGGLRVRIRIPI, from the coding sequence ATGGGCTTATCAGACCGGTTCAAACTCCCACAATGGGTCAGAACGCTTTTAACGCCCTACTTCGCGGTGACAAGCTGGCTGCACTACCGCCTTCCCAAAGGCCTGTATGTCCGCGCCCTTCTGATCATCGTCATCCCTTTCCTGATCCTACAATCGGTTCTCGCTTTCGTTTTCATGGAGCGCCACTACGATCTCGTGACCAAGCGCTTGTCTGAAGCAGTGGTCCGGCAGATTGCTGCTGTCGTCGATATGGCGGAGACCTACAATCACGACGACAATTACGCGACACTGAAGCAAATCAGTGCTTCGGCACTGGGCTTGTCCGTGACAGTGCTCCCTAAAGAGCCACTTCCACCACCAAAACCGAAGCCTCTCTTTGATTTGGTGGACCGCTACATGACCCGAGAAATTGCGGCACGCATCGGCAAGCCTTTCTGGATCGATACCGTTGGTGCATCCAAATACGTCGAAATCCGCATTCAGCTGCCCGACAAAACCCTTCGCATCATTGCGCGGCGCAGTCAGACTTATGCCTCCAACTCACACATCTTTATCGTGTGGATGGTGGCCACATCCCTTGTGCTGATCATCATTGCAGTGCTGTTCCTCCGGAACCAGATCCGGCCCATCGAGCAACTGGCCGATGCGGCGGAGGAATTTGGGAAAGGCCGGCAGGTCTCCAACTTCCGGCCTCACGGGGCCCGAGAAGTCCGCCGGGCCGCGCTTGCGTTCATCGATATGCGCCGCAGGATCGAGCGGCATGTGGATCAGCGCACCACCATGCTCGCTGGTGTCAGCCATGATCTGCGCACCATTCTCACCCGCTTCCGCCTGCAGCTCGCACTGCTGCCTCAATCGCCTGAGGCCGATGCTCTGCGTAAGGACGTGGATGAGATGAACCGGATGCTGGAGGACTATCTGTCCTTCTCCAAGGGCTACGGCGATGAGCCCCCTGCCCCGGTCGATATCTCACTCATGCTGGAGGATCTGGAGGTTGAGGCTGAAGTTGTTGGGGCGGATGTATCCTCGTCCTTCGACGGCGATCCACTCGTCATCGTCAAAGGCCGTGCGTTCCGGCGCTGTCTGCTGAACGTCATCTCCAATGCCGCGCGATACGGCAAGACGCTGCGCATCAAGGGCAATCGAACCCCGGATTGGCTAATCATTACGGTCGATGATGATGGACCTGGCATCCCGCGGGAAGAGCGTGAAAACGTCTTTCGTCCGTTCCATAGGCTGGACACAGCCCGCAATCAGGACAGCGGCGGCTCAGGTCTAGGCCTTGCCATTGCACGGGATATCGTCAGAAGCCACGGCGGCGAAATCTTCCTTCGCCAGTCCCCTCTGGGCGGCCTGCGCGTGCGCATTCGTATCCCGATCTAA